A portion of the Lolium rigidum isolate FL_2022 chromosome 1, APGP_CSIRO_Lrig_0.1, whole genome shotgun sequence genome contains these proteins:
- the LOC124697347 gene encoding replication factor C subunit 1-like: MSSDIRKWFMKPHDKNAGAAKPSGTGTGAAAAKKPVLSIPEKPAPSSVSGSQDASARRKTSKYFAPKTEKDSDVTDKSLPKRKLHKSSDLLDDDSKPLAANRVPKDEEEDDDDDFVAPSKRKTPVKPPPSKKLKAASNDDDEDERMDEDAKTPSKAAGRGRGRGRGGRGAVHAKTATPDDDVGGGEDRMDEDAKTPSKSTGRGRGSGRGGRGGGTAHGKTTGLDDDDAEEDRMDEDDKTPSKAAGRGRGGRGAGSTPGGRGRGGGGRGFMNFGERKDPPHKGEKEVPEGAPDCLAGLTFVISGTLDSLEREEAGDVIKRYGGRVTGSISKKTNYLLADEDVGGVKSNKAKDLGVPFLTEDGLFDMIRKSKPAKAPANKHENNSNSEKLQKSQTKSSPVKVEKRAVEQVSTMDKSIASKSETASTNNQKAKVVDRGSLQWTEKYRPKVPNDIVGNQSMVKQLHDWLKSWEEQFLHPGQKGKGKKQTDGGAKKAVLLSGPPGIGKTTTAKVVSQMLGLQAIEVNASDSRGKADSKIEKGVGGSTSNSIKELISNATLNYSDNRTKKPKAVLIMDEVDGMSAGDRGGVADLIASIKISKIPIVCICNDRFSQKLKSLVNYCLLLNFRKPTKQQMGKRLMEIARKEGIQAQENAMEELAERVHGDIRMALNHLQYMSLSQSVVKYDDIRLRLNSSAKDEDISPFTAVDKLFGFNGGRLRMDERMDLSMSDPDLVPLIIQENYINYRPSAVGKDDSGVKRMNYLARAAESLADGDIVNVQIRRYRQWQLSQAACFASSIVPAALMHGNREVLEAGERNFNRFGGWLGKYSTTNKNKRLMEDVHSHILASQQANVDREALRLDYLTLLLRQLTGPLKTMPKDEAVQKVVEFMDTYCLTQEDFDTLVELSKFKGHPNPMDGIQPAVKSALTKAYKQGSSCRVIRSADQINIPGMKKTLKKRVAAILEPLDESLPEENGASAEGDEDEASDAENDDELAPGDSKPTLDLQSDKKKGIQVQLDLKTNGNGSSAKKAPAKSKASGSAGKAAGGSAGKAAGGSAGKRKR; the protein is encoded by the exons ATG TCGTCGGACATCAGGAAATGGTTCATGAAGCCGCACGACAAGAATgctggtgcggccaagccatccGGCACCGGTACTGGCGCCGCCGCGGCCAAGAAGCCCGTGCTCAGCATTCCAGAGAAGCCCGCGCCATCTTCG GTGTCTGGCAGTCAAGATGCTTCAGCTAGAAGGAAGACAAGCAAGTACTTCGCACCCAAAACAGAAAAAGATTCAGATGTTACCGACAAGAGTTTGCCTAAAAGAAAACTTCACAAAAGCAGCGACCTACTTGACGATGACAGCAAGCCTTTGGCAGCTAACAGAGTCCctaaggatgaagaagaagacgacgatgatgactttGTGGCGCCTTCCAAAAGGAAAACCCCTGTGAAGCCACCGCCATCAAAGAAGTTGAAGGCTGCATctaatgatgatgacgaggatgaaAGGATGGATGAAGATGCCAAGACCCCTTCCAAAGCAGCTGGAAGGGGAAGAGGcaggggaaggggaggaagaggagcagtCCATGCAAAGACTGCTACTCCTGATGATGATGTTGGTGGTGGGGAGGACAGGATGGATGAAGATGCTAAGACTCCCTCCAAATCAACTGGAAGGGGAAGAGGAAGCGGAAGGGGTGGAAGAGGCGGAGGAACAGCTCATGGAAAGACTACTggtcttgatgatgatgatgctgaggAGGACAGGATGGATGAAGATGATAAGACCCCTTCCAAAGCAGCTGGaaggggaaggggaggaagaggagcaggatCTACTCCTGggggaagagggagaggagggggcgGGAGAGGTTTCATGAATTTTGGTGAAAGGAAGGATCCTCCTCACAAAGGGGAGAAG GAAGTCCCAGAGGGTGCCCCTGACTGTTTAGCTGGTCTGACATTTGTCATAAGTGGCACTCTTGACAG TCTTGAACGGGAGGAAGCAGGTGATGTAATAAAGCGTTATGGTGGCCGTGTGACTGGCTCTATTAGTAAAAAGACG AATTACCTGTTGGCTGATGAAGACGTTGGTGGTGTGAAATCTAACAAAGCAAAAGATCTGGG GGTCCCATTCTTGACTGAAGATGGTTTATTTGATATGATCCGGAAATCAAAGCCTGCAAAGGCTCCTGCAAACAAACATGAAAATAACAGCAACTCTGAAAAGCTACAGAAATCACAGACGAAGAGCTCTCCAGTTAAAGTTGAAAAAAGAG CTGTTGAGCAAGTCAGTACCATGGACAAGAGTATTGCATCAAAGAGTGAAACTGCTTCCACTAACAACCAAAAGGCCAAGGTTGTTGACCGTGGTTCTTTGCAATGGACAGAAAAATATCGGCCAAAAGTTCCGAACGACATAGTAGGCAACCAATCAATG GTTAAACAACTTCATGATTGGTTGAAAAGTTGGGAGGAACAATTCCTCCATCCTGGCCAAAAGGGTAAAGGAAAGAAGCAAACCGATGGTGGAGCTAAAAAGGCTGTATTGCTGAGTGGACCTCCAGGTATTGGTAAGACCACAACTGCAAAAGTTGTCAGTCAGATGCTTGGATTGCAGGCCATTGAG GTTAATGCAAGTGATAGCCGCGGTAAAGCAGACTCCAAGATCGAGAAAGGTGTTGGGGGGAGCACATCAAATTCTATCAAAGAGCTTATCAGCAATGCCACCCTCAATTATAGTGACAACCG GACAAAGAAGCCTAAGGCTGTACTAATCATGGATGAAGTTGACGGTATGTCTGCTGGCGATAGGGGTGGAGTTGCTGATCTTATTGCCAGCATCAAGATATCCAAGATTCCTATAGTTTGCATTTGCAATGACCGTTTTAGCCAGAAATTGAAGAGCCTTGTAAATTACTGTTTGCTACTCAACTTCAGGAAACCAACAAAGCAACAG ATGGGTAAGAGGTTGATGGAGATTGCCAGAAAAGAAGGTATTCAAGCTCAAGAG AATGCGATGGAAGAGCTTGCAGAAAGAGTACATGGAGATATTCGCATGGCACTCAACCATTTGCAATACATGAGTCTCTCACAGTCTGTGGTCAAATATGATGATATAAGATTACGCCTTAATAGTAGTGCCAAAGATGAAGATATCTCTCCATTCACGGCTGTGGACAA GCTGTTCGGTTTCAATGGTGGGAGACTAAGGATGGATGAGAGAATGGATTTGAGCATGAGCGATCCTGATTTAGTTCCCTTGATTATACAG GAAAATTATATCAATTATCGGCCTAGCGCTGTGGGGAAGGATGACAGTGGAGTTAAAAGAATGAATTATCTTGCCCGTGCCGCTGAGTCTCTAGCAGACGGTGATATTGTTAATGTACAAATAAGAAGATATCGGCAGTGGCAGCTGTCGCAAGCTGCTTGTTTTGCTTCATCTATAGTACC TGCTGCTTTGATGCATGGAAATAGAGAAGTCCTTGAAGCA GGTGAACGGAACTTTAATAGGTTTGGTGGATGGTTGGGCAAGTACTCAACTACCAACAAAAACAAAAGACTAATGGAAGATGTCCATAGTCATATTCTTGCATCGCAGCAAGCAAATGTGGACAG GGAGGCGTTGAGGCTGGATTATCTCACTCTTCTCTTGAGACAATTGACTGGCCCACTGAAGACAATGCCTAAG GATGAAGCTGTCCAAAAAGTGGTGGAGTTTATGGATACTTACTGTTTAACCCAGGAAGACTTTGACACACTTGTTGAATTATCCAAATTTAAG GGTCATCCAAATCCTATGGATGGTATTCAACCAGCTGTTAAAAGTGCCTTGACGAAGGCTTACAAACAAGGAAGTAGTTGTCGTGTTATTCGATCAGCAGATCAAATAAATATCCCAGGCATGAAAAAAACATTAAAGAAACGAGTAGCAGCAATCTTGGAGCCATTGGATGAGAGTTTGCCTGAAGAAAATGGAGCATCAGCTGAAGGTGATGAAGACGAAGCTTCTGATGCTGAAAATGATG ATGAACTTGCTCCTGGTGACTCGAAGCCGACACTGGACCTGCAGAGTGATAAGAAGAAAG GAATTCAAGTGCAGCTGGACCTGAAGACCAATGGCAACGGGTCAAGCGCAAAGAAGGCGCCAGCAAAATCAAAAGCTTCAGGGTCTGCAGGGAAGGCTGCGGGAGGGTCTGCAGGGAAGGCTGCGGGAGGCTCAGCCGGGAAGAGAAAGAGGTAG
- the LOC124697366 gene encoding photosystem II core complex proteins psbY, chloroplastic-like encodes MATIATMAMLKPAAKMQAPSSSAGRASPTGISLRTLQKKGALAVSPAAAAMAGAFFSSLATSEPAMAAQRIADVAAASPTDDNRGLLLLFVVSPALGWVLFNILQPALNQLNKMRSEKALVAGLGIGAAAAAAAGLAAAPEPASAAVQELAALAAATPTDDNRGLLLLFVVAPAIGWVLFNILQPALNQLNKMRSN; translated from the coding sequence ATGGCAACCATAGCCACCATGGCCATGCTCAAGCCCGCCGCAAAGATGCAGGCGCCGTCGTCCAGCGCCGGCAGGGCGTCGCCGACCGGCATCTCGCTGCGCACCCTGCAGAAGAAGGGAGCCCTGGCCGTGTCCCCCGCGGCCGCGGCCATGGCGGGCGCCTTCTTCTCCTCGCTGGCGACGTCGGAACCGGCGATGGCGGCGCAGAGGATCGCCGACGTGGCGGCGGCCTCGCCGACCGACGACAACCGGGGCCTGCTGCTGCTCTTCGTGGTGTCGCCGGCGCTCGGGTGGGTGCTCTTCAACATCCTCCAGCCGGCGCTCAACCAGCTCAACAAGATGCGGTCCGAGAAGGCGctcgtcgccgggctcggcatcggcgccgccgcggccgcagcCGCCGGCCTGGCCGCCGCGCCGGAGCCGGCCTCCGCCGCCGTGCAGGAGCTCGCCGCGCTGGCGGCCGCGACGCCGACAGACGACAACCGGGGCCTGCTGCTGCTCTTCGTCGTCGCGCCCGCCATCGGATGGGTGCTCTTCAACATCCTGCAGCCGGCGCTCAACCAGCTCAACAAGATGCGGTCCAACTGA
- the LOC124697358 gene encoding photosystem II core complex proteins psbY, chloroplastic-like — MATIATMAMLKPAAKMQAPSSSAARASPTGISLRTLQKGAAKKGALAVSPAAAAMAGAFFSSLATSEPAMAAQRIADVAAASPTDDNRGLLLLFVVSPALGWVLFNILQPALNQLNKMRSEKALVAGLGIGAAAAAGLAAAPEPASAAVQELAALAAATPTDDNRGLLLLFVVAPAIGWVLFNILQPALNQLNKMRSN; from the coding sequence ATGGCGACCATAGCCACCATGGCCATGCTCAAGCCCGCCGCCAAGATGCAGGCGCCGTCGTCAAGCGCCGCCAGGGCGTCGCCGACCGGCATCTCGCTGCGCACCCTGCAGAAGGGCGCGGCCAAGAAGGGGGCCCTGGCCGTGTCCCCCGCGGCCGCGGCCATGGCGGGCGCCTTCTTCTCCTCGCTGGCGACGTCGGAACCGGCGATGGCGGCGCAGAGGATCGCCGACGTGGCGGCGGCCTCGCCCACCGACGACAACCGGGGCCTGCTGCTGCTCTTCGTGGTGTCGCCGGCGCTCGGGTGGGTGCTCTTCAACATCCTCCAGCCGGCGCTCAACCAGCTCAACAAGATGCGGTCCGAGAAGGCGctcgtcgccgggctcggcatcggcgccgccgcggccgccggcctGGCCGCCGCGCCGGAGCCGGCCTCCGCCGCCGTGCAGGAGCTCGCCGCGCTGGCGGCCGCGACGCCGACAGACGACAACCGGGGCCTGCTGCTGCTCTTCGTCGTCGCGCCCGCCATCGGATGGGTGCTCTTCAACATCCTGCAGCCGGCGCTCAACCAGCTCAACAAGATGCGGTCCAACTGA